The following proteins come from a genomic window of Heyndrickxia acidicola:
- a CDS encoding GNAT family N-acetyltransferase produces MFEIRPTKVEDFPKLVELNNLIWNAGNSPQPIKWTSIEQYAKYHPAGSQYVGIVNGELAGYIQAERPSFMSFASSTNTIEIIIGVHPAHQGKKVGTRLIDYISRVAMEEKRNKLLLKVLSTNDSAIAFYKKCGFKEQGRVKHKYFLNGQFVDDIFMIKQLYHP; encoded by the coding sequence ATGTTTGAAATCAGGCCAACGAAAGTTGAGGATTTCCCTAAACTTGTGGAGCTGAATAATTTAATTTGGAATGCGGGAAATTCCCCCCAGCCAATAAAGTGGACATCAATTGAACAATATGCGAAATACCATCCTGCAGGCAGCCAATATGTCGGAATTGTTAATGGGGAATTGGCAGGATACATTCAGGCTGAAAGGCCTTCATTTATGAGTTTTGCCTCCAGTACAAATACAATTGAAATTATTATTGGTGTTCATCCAGCCCATCAAGGCAAGAAAGTCGGCACCAGATTGATTGATTATATTTCCCGTGTGGCAATGGAAGAGAAAAGAAACAAGCTTTTGTTAAAGGTTCTTTCGACAAACGATTCCGCTATCGCTTTCTATAAAAAATGCGGCTTCAAGGAACAAGGGAGGGTGAAGCATAAATATTTTTTAAATGGTCAATTTGTTGATGACATTTTTATGATAAAACAATTATATCATCCATAG
- a CDS encoding aminoglycoside adenylyltransferase domain-containing protein, with amino-acid sequence MSYNWTTCSLDIKEFVIQLLTKTKEIIKDNFIGFYLHGSLAMGGFNPHSSDIDIIIVTDESLEIGTKRRLAKLFLTHSKNQYPLEVSILNRGQLNEFEHPCPFDLHFSEFWRERYEEELSLQTYEFLTGEVRKDPDLAAHITIINKRGICIEGKPIVEVFPLIPKSYFISSIVGDFNDCLENILENPVYCTLNLIRVYWYLREKVISSKQEAGNWGLTSLPTEMSHTLHKVIYNYSNKMDCYNFEKGEFLFIKNFFANNVGELLTN; translated from the coding sequence ATGTCTTATAATTGGACTACGTGTTCATTAGATATAAAAGAGTTTGTTATTCAGCTTCTAACGAAGACAAAAGAAATAATCAAAGATAATTTTATTGGTTTTTACCTACACGGCTCGCTTGCAATGGGGGGATTCAATCCTCATAGTAGTGATATTGATATAATAATAGTTACGGATGAATCATTGGAAATTGGTACCAAAAGGCGATTAGCAAAATTATTCCTAACTCATTCGAAAAATCAGTATCCACTGGAAGTAAGCATTTTAAATCGAGGACAACTAAATGAATTTGAGCACCCCTGCCCTTTTGACCTCCATTTTAGTGAATTTTGGAGAGAACGGTATGAAGAGGAGTTGTCATTACAAACGTATGAGTTCTTAACTGGTGAGGTTAGGAAAGACCCTGATTTAGCTGCTCATATAACTATAATCAACAAACGAGGAATTTGTATTGAAGGAAAACCCATTGTGGAGGTATTTCCATTGATTCCTAAATCCTATTTTATTTCCTCTATAGTGGGTGATTTTAATGATTGCTTAGAAAATATATTAGAGAATCCAGTTTATTGTACTTTAAATTTAATAAGAGTGTATTGGTACTTGAGGGAAAAGGTTATCTCATCGAAGCAAGAGGCAGGAAACTGGGGATTAACATCATTACCAACAGAGATGTCCCACACACTCCATAAAGTGATTTACAATTATTCCAATAAGATGGACTGTTATAACTTCGAAAAGGGAGAGTTCTTATTTATAAAAAATTTCTTTGCTAACAATGTAGGAGAGTTATTGACTAATTGA
- a CDS encoding cation:dicarboxylate symporter family transporter → MRKIGLAWQIFIGLILGIIVGAVFYGHPEVQTYLQPVGNIFLRLIKMIVVPIVVSSIIIGVAGVGNIKQVGKLGGKTIIYFEIITTVAIVIGLLIANIFKPGNGIDMHHLQKGDISTYLDTTKQVESHSFIDTIVNIVPTNLFESLANGDMLAIIFFSVMFGLGVSAIGEKGQPVLKFFQGTADAMFYVTNMIMRFAPLGVFALIGVTVSEFGVKSLVPLSKLLVTVYGSMAFFILIVLGFVARIVGIRITNLFKILKDELILAYSTSSSETVLPKLMEKMERFGVPKGIASFVIPTGYSFNLDGSTLYQSIAAIFIAQMYGIHLSIGAQISLMLVLMITSKGIAGVPGVSFVVLLATLGSAHIPVEGLAFIAGIDRLMDMARTVVNVIGNSLATVVVAKWEKRFDNEKAEEYLQDIA, encoded by the coding sequence TTGAGGAAAATTGGGTTAGCTTGGCAAATTTTTATTGGACTTATCTTGGGAATCATCGTTGGCGCAGTATTTTATGGCCATCCCGAAGTTCAAACATACTTGCAGCCGGTAGGGAACATCTTTTTACGGCTCATTAAGATGATCGTGGTACCAATCGTGGTGTCAAGCATCATCATTGGCGTAGCAGGTGTCGGCAACATCAAGCAGGTGGGGAAGCTTGGTGGGAAAACAATTATTTATTTTGAAATTATTACGACTGTAGCGATTGTTATCGGTCTTCTGATCGCCAATATTTTCAAACCTGGAAATGGGATAGACATGCATCATTTGCAAAAAGGAGACATTTCCACGTATCTTGATACAACAAAACAAGTAGAATCTCATTCTTTTATAGATACAATTGTAAATATCGTTCCGACTAATTTGTTTGAATCTTTAGCAAACGGGGACATGCTTGCCATTATCTTTTTCTCTGTTATGTTTGGTTTAGGTGTATCAGCAATAGGCGAAAAAGGCCAGCCTGTACTTAAGTTTTTCCAGGGTACGGCAGATGCCATGTTCTATGTAACCAACATGATTATGAGATTTGCACCGCTTGGTGTTTTTGCCTTGATTGGCGTTACAGTATCTGAATTTGGTGTTAAGTCATTAGTCCCTTTAAGCAAGCTTTTAGTAACAGTCTACGGCTCAATGGCTTTCTTTATCCTAATCGTTCTGGGTTTTGTTGCAAGGATTGTCGGAATCCGGATTACGAACCTGTTTAAAATTCTTAAGGACGAGCTGATTCTGGCTTACTCCACTTCCAGTTCGGAAACAGTACTTCCGAAATTAATGGAAAAAATGGAGCGCTTTGGAGTGCCGAAGGGGATTGCTAGCTTTGTTATCCCTACAGGCTATTCATTTAATCTTGATGGATCCACGCTTTACCAGTCCATTGCGGCTATCTTTATAGCCCAGATGTATGGTATCCACTTGTCTATTGGTGCGCAAATATCCCTGATGCTGGTCTTAATGATCACATCGAAGGGGATTGCAGGAGTTCCAGGTGTTTCTTTTGTTGTATTACTAGCAACACTGGGGTCAGCCCATATTCCAGTTGAAGGACTTGCCTTTATTGCTGGAATCGACCGCCTGATGGACATGGCTCGCACGGTTGTAAATGTAATTGGAAACTCTCTGGCTACAGTAGTTGTGGCAAAATGGGAAAAGCGTTTCGACAATGAAAAAGCCGAAGAGTACTTGCAAGATATTGCTTAA
- a CDS encoding class I SAM-dependent methyltransferase: MADEIFENPRLAYIFDSFDPDRSDLDAYESMVNEFEASSVLDIGCGTGTFACRLAAKGLEVIGL, from the coding sequence ATGGCTGATGAAATATTTGAGAACCCAAGACTGGCTTATATCTTTGATTCATTTGACCCTGACCGTTCTGATTTAGATGCTTATGAGTCTATGGTTAATGAGTTTGAAGCAAGTTCTGTACTTGACATTGGTTGTGGAACAGGAACTTTTGCTTGCCGTTTAGCAGCCAAAGGCTTAGAGGTTATTGGTCTCTAG